From the genome of Nodosilinea sp. FACHB-141, one region includes:
- a CDS encoding GNAT family N-acetyltransferase: protein MTQVLHTERLMLRPSTMADLDVVHALWTEPDIQRFLFDDRTLSRQEASDFLAASDESFTQQGYGLWLLFERLGEATAPSDPSLTIAGFSGLIAVPDEPPSLVFGTRPQLWGRGYATESTAAVLRYVFDELGLEQVVADVDEPNTASIRVLERLGMVQTRRAIVNDRPLLYYTLQPTQ from the coding sequence TGGCCGACCTTGACGTGGTGCATGCGTTGTGGACTGAGCCAGACATACAGCGATTTCTCTTTGACGATCGCACCCTTTCCCGGCAGGAGGCCAGCGACTTTTTGGCGGCCAGCGATGAGAGTTTTACCCAGCAGGGCTACGGGCTGTGGCTGTTGTTTGAGCGATTGGGAGAGGCAACCGCTCCCTCAGACCCATCCCTAACTATTGCCGGGTTCTCTGGGCTAATCGCCGTTCCCGATGAGCCACCCAGCCTGGTCTTTGGCACCCGACCTCAGCTTTGGGGCCGAGGCTACGCCACGGAATCAACGGCGGCAGTTTTGCGCTACGTCTTTGATGAGCTGGGGCTGGAACAAGTGGTGGCTGATGTGGATGAGCCAAATACGGCATCCATCCGTGTGCTAGAGCGTCTGGGAATGGTGCAGACGAGGCGAGCGATAGTGAATGACCGCCCTCTGCTCTACTACACTCTGCAACCTACCCAATAA